AGCGAAAAGGCCAAAGCCGCCCGCGAAGGCCACGACCCACAACCACTCGCCTTTTATGGTGATTTTGAGGTGCTAGAAGGAAGCGCCATGGAAGGTGCGGTGATTCTACGCTTCCCCGATATGGCCGCCGCCCGCGCCTGGTACGAAAGCCCCGCCTATCAGGAAGCCCGCAAACACCGTTTCCAGGGTGCCGACTATCGCGTGTTTATTGTTGATGGCTTAGAAACAGCGTAACTCTTAGCTCTCATATCCTTAGTGCTCACCACGCTTTCAAACTTGCCCCGAAGTCATCCATGAGCCGATTACTCAGCCTATTCAGCTCATATTGCGAGCCGAATAAGATATATGTTCGGCTCATGGGTGACGTGAGGGAGTTATTTCAGATGACAAAAGAAGCCGAATGGGCAAACGCAATGGCACATCGGCAGCGCTACTGGTGGGCTAAAAACCAGCTTGTGGCAAAACCAGCTTATTGCGGATCGACCCCAGCGCGATCTATTTCACAACCGCCAGTTCACGCTCCTCTGTCCCCCCCTGCAAATACTGCGGCGTCACTGCCGTATCATCCACCACCACCCCGGCCGCCTTAGCCGTCGCACGCCCAGCGGCAGCGCTCACATCATCCAGTGATGCTGCGGTCAACTTCGCCAATGCGGCAATGTCATCCAGTAATCCTATCAAGCCACCTATGGCCATGGATGCTTCCTCCGTGAATTACAGGTGCTGATAGTAAAGCATACAGCGGGTGAGTTACCTTCAAAGTGCTTTGAGGCAAAGGCATTCACTTGCTATAGGTCGATTTTCATTGCAAGCGATATGGCCTCACTGACAAAGTCCACTGCTTACTGCGTACCTTTATAAGCTTGTCCAAGTAACACCGAATAACGCGTACTACGCCCGCCGCCGGGTAGCTTGTAGAGGCAACCTTTTTCCAGCAGCTCGGCCAAGTCCCGCGTTGCGGTGGCTTTGCTCACTTTGGCCAACGATTGGTACTTACGAGCATTGATGCCCTGCTCAAACTCCTCCCCCGCTGTATCCAACAAGCGGTTCAGCACCTTGATTTGCCGTTCGTTCAGCACAGTGGTGGCATGGCGCTGCCAGAAGGTGGCTTTCATTAACACACGGTCGATTCTTAACAGCGCCTGCTCAAGCGCCTCCTTCAGCGTGTCCAGAAACCACAACAACCACGGCGTAATATCTAGGCTGCCCTTCTGAGCGCTTTCGAGGTGATCGTAGTAGGCGTGGCGGCGCGCCATGATGGCCGCGCTCAAGGAATAGAACCGCACGGATTGACGCTCTGCTTGC
This genomic window from Halomonas sp. TD01 contains:
- a CDS encoding DUF1330 domain-containing protein; translation: MPAYIVLTREHTHDNEEMKRYSEKAKAAREGHDPQPLAFYGDFEVLEGSAMEGAVILRFPDMAAARAWYESPAYQEARKHRFQGADYRVFIVDGLETA
- a CDS encoding DUF808 family protein yields the protein MAIGGLIGLLDDIAALAKLTAASLDDVSAAAGRATAKAAGVVVDDTAVTPQYLQGGTEERELAVVK